The Ostrea edulis chromosome 1, xbOstEdul1.1, whole genome shotgun sequence genomic sequence AGGAAAACATAGATAAGATGCAGATTCTAAATCGTGAATAGTCAGTGATTATCTGCACTACATAGGCAAATTTGCATAGGCTTAATTGATAGTTTATTTGAAATGGACCACCTTAAACAAGAGTAACgcaaatggtacataatacgcccatgaaaatgcttacatagggtgtttttcttaagccataatttgtagaactttgcttcaggtagtataagccatcatcaggctgtggcatactttctttgcataatatgaataaagggtcttagcttaaaactgtgacatgaggtagatagacaaacctaaagttctgtgtgtaaaatatttccccaaatttgatAAAGTTTAACTACctataaatattcaaaatgtcaaagaaaattaaaaaataaaaaatttgttaAGAATCAAAATCCTTAAATACACTATGCACCTTTCAAGTTATTCACAAATACCCTACCTcctaaactgtgagaggagttataAGGACAAACAATGTCCTtcatttaatataatatttcctcaaaacagacaaatcatgtaatctcaatgtaataattcctcaaaactgactaagttcaataacctgtaattttctcaggaattgaagaaaatcaaaatcctagcaacatgcacatcttcagtacccaCATGAATActttgtaaaataagaaggttctcATTTGAAAAGTGTGGGAGGAGTTCACTGAACAATTTATGTACTctctttgtaatattttctcaaaacagactatggtcctcacttgaaaattgtgggaggagtttgccggacaaattatgtaccctccatataacagtaattttcaaataaaaggaCAAAACTCCTGTaagagaggtcgaaatggatcaaaactgtaacatgatctagagtgatcgatccacaaagaagcttaTTAACaatcagcttgatatgtgaaaggtaaatgaaattagaaacagaaaaccatGCACAGACGGACGTTTAGTTAACAGACATCGttgtaccataatacaccccgtcttaagacgggcatataaaaataaaaatggatgaAGCCAGGAACACTGCCTGTGCAGCAGTCCGGGTGAGCTAAATAGTAGCAATTCAATTTCAGATTTACTGAATAAGCATAACTTTCTTAATGAATGAAAGTGCAAGAACTTCTTGAGTGTGCAATAAACTAACTTCCTGTAAtaatgcaaatacatgtattaaaatatatatgataaagtGAATTTTGTTGATTAATTTAGCTGGATTTCATGCAGTTTAATATCATGATGTAATTAGGAAATGGGCAATTTtttctttagaaaaaaaatgagcACCTGCATTGTCCAAATCACCAAACTGTTGTACATATTTGTtaaatcatcatcatcattaacCAGTTTTGATTATACATGGATTAATCCTCATGTTGAGGGTGTGGCCTAGCTGTCTGTCTGTCGAGAGCGAAGTCTTCCTCTCCACACCTGGCGATCCAGTGGGTTAATAGAGTCCATGTTCAGGGCTACACAAGTTCATCCCAAGAAAGCTTTGGTCTGCCTTAAATTAACCCCACTGTGCTGCAATGTTCAAGCATCTGACCTGCGAGATCCAGCTTGTGCTGTGCTCAATGTGTCCAAGCCTGCCCAATTGGAGAACTTCAGCAATGTCTCTTATTTTGAGCCTAGATAGAAGAGTCTCTAAAAGTGGATGTCATCCTCATGCTTGACCAGGAAGGTCCATCTTATCATGTCTCTGTCATTATGTTGAAAGTGCTTGATGGTGCTCGCTGATGTTGCCCACGTTTCAGAACCATAGCGCATGACACTCCTCACATAGCTGGAGTAAACTTGACCTCTAATTGCAGCAGGAAGTTGCTTGTTTGTGAGGATAGGAAGGAGTTCTCTGAACTTTTTCCAGGCTGACTTGCATCATGTTATGGCAGTCTGCAAGCTCACACCCCCACTGGAAGACATGGTATTTCCGAGGTAGCAGAAGTCAACAACCTTGTCAAGTGTGTCATCCTCAACCTCGCTTACTAGCCTACCGTCTATTGGTCTTGCTGTGCCCATACAGCATGGGCACAAGTATTGTGGGTGCGGTCTGAGTGGACCTTTAATTTTATTGCAGTTCTTGTGGTCTCAGCAAAAGCAATTAGTGCAGAAGATAGAGCTTCTTCCTGTTCTGCTAAGGCATACATGTACGGTACCAAACAAAGGTACTTTCCTGATCTTCTCAGGGAGCTCAGGTTTGGACCAGCAATCATTACTTTGGACTTTCCCATGTTCACTCTTAGATCCTTTGCTTCTATGCCCATCTTCCAGGTGGTGATTCTTTCAACTAGTGCCTCTAGCGAGGTGTCGACAATGGCAAGGTCATCAGCGTACAAGAGCTCCCGAGGGCAACCAGTGCGCAGCTCCAATGACAAAGCTTCCACGACAATGATGAAGAGCAGCAGGTTCAGTAGAGAACCCTGATGTACACCTACTCCCACTTTGAAAGAATCACTGTATCCGTCTCCAACACGCACAGGGCTCCTAGCATCAGAGTACAATGATTGTACTGTACATACCAGCCATTTCTCAACACTCAAATATTATCTTTAAATGTTATATCTGTGAAAAGATTTTTTGCTCAATGCCTGTGCACTATATTCATGGTGCAAAGACCTCTTTCCCatccattttttaaagattgcaaCATAATTGTCATATTTGTGAGGACCTACTTAAACTagatattgtttttatgaaaaacaaatgtctccccagtcCCCAGCTCCCTAACTTGGAAGTGCTACAAACTACAAATGAagcctcctccccttaatgtacagcatggtatggaggaaaaagcatgagcaggaacatagacattatgaactccgatatGCCATATacgagaagtgttcacaagctatttcaaatcctccacccctcttagattcactataacttttaagaaaataatgggatcctcccgtcccaacaatctacaaatggcaatgaagcattgtacaaagtttcaagtctagcCAATAAGCCATATTGgtggagaagtgttcacaagattttgtgacagacagacggatggacagaaagtaaaaaacaaTAGGTCTACCCCTGGGAGAGAGGAGATATAAATGTTAAagtattttgtttgaaaatggaTTGATCTCTGCTACTTTGAGTTTCATATGTTTGATACATGTTGTTCCATCAGCTTGATATTTTTGGGTCAATTTTCTGTAGTACAGTATCAATACCCATATCTTTAGATAAAGTCCAAATCAGATTTTCTTAGATTtattcattacaaaatatgcaaaataattCTCAGCAATAGTGTTGTATTACATGTAACCCCCcctccacatacatgtatttcacagtATGACAAACACAACATCTTGTATTTTATGGTATGACAAACACAAAACACATTTGTAAATAGATCTTAGGACTATACTCAAGATTTACGcataaaaaaatgtatgtacCTTTCACACAAGTAAACGTAATGATAGTTGATTGCactttcttcaacaaaaactaTGATAGTttgttcaaaacaaattctGAATAGCAATGACAATACTGTTCTAATTGTGCTTAAGATTCATGCGTGTGAAATAGacatatcatatacaacaaCAATCATTCTTACATTCTGCACTATAATAAATTATGAACTTGCACGTCCAGCCATCCTTTAACTGCTATAAAGTATGATAATGAATGCCTAACAAATATTATAGTATAATCCATACCTATGCATGATTGTAATGTTAGAATCCAACATTTAGTTCAATATCACAAAAACAACCTTGGGACTCAATAAAACAGgtgcatgtacatacaaattgAGTTTATCTTATTtctttaacaataactttatttcTCCAATAAGACATGTAATTCTTGATGAAGAATTTTGAAtccatacatgcatgtatttattaGTAAAAGTACTTACATGAAAGCAATACAGTAAAAACACTTTAATTTTGCTATCAATTCATTGTCAGTGTAAAAAGTATTAAAATGGAATTAATGCAatcattttcatacatgtagtaaattactgtacatatatgtcAGAGGTAGCAGTGTTCAATTCTTTTAAGATCAAATTGCTAATTTCATTTACTTGAAATACATTTCACATACATTATGCCTACTTTTGTAAAATGAGCCCTCAGAATGCAAAAGCAGGTATAAAAATGACGCAGCTGACAAAAGACTTCATTTTGACAGCATATTGCAATTAATGACTACCAGTAAAATGTTCTGAAAGACAATACCATGGAGCTCCCTGTCCCTTAAAATTTTTCAtagaaaagaaaatgttatctGTCTTGCTCTGATTTCTGTCTCTATGTATAGAATGTAAAATTACAAAGTTGATAACTGAACACAGGTCATTCtccaagagagagagaaaagtatTGGTGTCAATCTACATCACTTCCTATTTACTGAGATTCTTCACGAAGTGGAATACCCAGTCGACCTTAGTCGACCATTGTCCACCATGGGCTGATTCGAATTGCGTGTTGAAATATTTGGCCGCCTCCTCCTCCGTTTCCTCCACGGCCAATGTCTTTCGTACGTAGCTGATGTCATCCAGGGACTGTAATTCGGGTATTCCACACGACAGCATCATAGTGAAGAGATTAATAAGAAGATGGGCATGTTTGCGAAGAACCAAATATGCCTCTAGACACAACCTGTTAAATCTGTGAAGAAAAGATCaagaaattgaataaaaaaagatgtaaaaaatgaaatacaatgtatagtatacagtatgtattttaaaaaatcataccACTGAAATTAAGAGCAGAATTTCTTGTTCTTGTTATAAATATTCTTATGAttcacacacatgtacatgtattatatgatctgtaatgtaattttttttttcattctttaaCTTGAAGATTTCACAGAACGTTACTTACTCTCTGAAGAGTTCATGTTTTGAAGTTTTATCTGAGCCTCGCACTATGACCCGTACGAAATCCTCTGTCAGCACAAAAGGGACCCTCTCTCTGTTGATTCCAAACTTTTTCTTCTTGTGGTTCAAAAAATGACCAAAGTCTATGTGAAATACCTTAAAAGAAGAAcatcaatataaaatttattttatgttaGAATGATATGTataagagaaataaaaaatgatgtatattttatttggacccccccccccctccagatTTCAATCATGTTGGCATAAACAACTAAGCACAGCACATGActcatttacaaaaaaaaaaaaaaaaaaaaagtcgggaatatgatgtaccagtgtaccaagattgatatctgtcaagtaaagggttctcaagatattgagtggacaacacttGGTCTACCTACTGACAAGTGCAAACCAATATTCAGTGAaaaactgcctaatccgacACCTGTGAAATCCGTTTCACTGGGCATTACAACCTTGttttcattctcaatttcatACTTTCATTGTTTTCACACTGTTTCTGACACACTGTGTATTCTGCCAACAAAATTTGTTTCCCAGTGCATGTTGGATtggacaggtttcactgtacccCCTTTTTcaagagggggtgggggtgagggGCACATATAAAAACATGTGAAATGAGACGTGTCtaatattttgttgatattaatTTAAAGTACACAGTGTGTAAAGTGAATATAGGGGTGGTGATATATTAAACTAGGAGCAGCAGAAATAACTAATGTCTGTTTGACATACATTGTACAATCGTCAGAAAAACTTAATCTATATCATGTTACTTGTAGatgattttcaattttctcCATTAAAAACTCCATGATATTTAGCACGCCTACATTATTTTTTGAATTAATCTCGTATAAATGCACTTTTACATGCATTTGATCCCACACTGTCGTAACCTGCTGGTTTTCTCTCTGTTACACCACCATTCAATGTTGAGTGTAGTGTAACCAAGAGAATACCTGTGGCTTCTGATGATGTTGATTCCAAAACTTGTCACcgaagaaattttaaaaaaaaatctctagtTCAGACACCAAATACTTGATAATATCTTTGcaatatttcacatataaagTAGATATTACTTGACAAACCACATGAGTAGATGGATGAACATACTGTACATTCAAAACATTAATAATTTCCTATCAAATGCTTGCATTACTTTCATCACTCCTAATTCCTTCCTCTGGAACATACCTGACCATCTCTTGTACACATAATATTCTCTGAATGTCGGTCTCCAATGCCCAAAATAAATGTGGCCACACAATAGCCCGCACAGGATCGGGTGAAGGTTTCTATAGCTTGGTCATACCTACAAATATGAGAATGTGTTGTAATCAATGACAGGAACATTTGTGTTCAAGTAATGCATGGGGATTAGAGATCATGAATTTCCTCTACATGTAAGATATACACCTTTCATGGCATTATACAGTGCTTTAAATTACtcatattttgtaaaacatctATCTTATCTTGCATTGTTGGATTTGTCAGTGAGACATCATTTTCATGAGACAAATTTTTTCATCAATGTATAGGGGTATACAGTTTATCATTGAGCAACTATTTTCTTGTATAAATTGAGCTTTCATGAATAAGTAGTGATTTACAGAACACTCGTAGCTGTCTCCAGCCCCTACAAAGTACTCAGAATAAGCAGTAATTTACAGAACACTCGTAGCTGTCTCCAGCCCCTACAAAGTACTTAGAATAAGCAGTGATTTACAGAACTGTTACACTAGTAGCTGTCTCCAGCCCCTAGAAAGTATTCAGAATAAGCAGTGATTTACAGAACTTACTTCTCCTTGTTATTTTCTTTGATCCACCGATGAAGATTACTAGAATTGATCTGAATAGCACCAGATATTGTCTTTTTCTGAATGTCCATGATTGTCAGAGCATCACGGACACATTCTATTAGTCCCAGTTCTTTCCCCGTTGATAGACATCCATATGGAATCAATCTGCAATGGTAAAAAGAAAGGCATCAGAAACACTAGCCCATTCATGGCATCACGAGAAAGGAAAGAAAACTGTCAGAGTAAACAAGCACTCTAGCATCTTCCATCAAAACATATTTCAGGAGGTAttctacaccagagaaattggatatggatgaaaagtgaatgatatgtacaatattttgaaattgaaaactttcaaattcactttatttagtcaaaaaatgcagttttagtagaatgCAATctaaaaaaagatttaaaacccctgctggacttgaaccctcgatctacagttcagcagtcaatgtgctaacctactgagctactcagctaggcaatgatttttgaaatgcatagacaaatattgctgatatttatattttcattgttttaaaagaaGTCAGcaattatgacaatgtagagcaCTTCTTaaattccattaaaaaaaaaaccataccTTAAATCAAGTCCCTCCTCTTTCCAGAGTGAGTCCATGACCCTTAACAGTTGTAGTGTTAGCATATCCTGCCTAAGATCTAGAAAATTCAAAGTAACACAGTTTAATTCTTTCTCACAGCAATAATACCTCAAAACAAACAAGAGATTTTGAAATAAGATTTTCACATTTGTATGTTGCATTATGGGTAACATTTGTATGTTGCATTATGAGTAGACAAGTAAAATCTTACCATCTCCATTTTTGAAGAAGAATTTGAAGGAGAGGTGGTAGATGTCAGCCATTGGATCTGCATTCTGCCAAACTAGCTTCAGAGGACGCTTGGCAGATTTCATCACCTTACAATCCGCAGCACTATTCAAAGTAGCATGTTAAGAGATTTATCAAGAAGTGTACAGCCAAAATGTAGACAACAGGGTGTTTATAATTTAAAACTttctccatttaaaaactgaatatcAAACTGACCATATATCTCCTAATCTATTGCTGTTGTTTAGCGGAGACAGGAAGTTACGGAGTGCGTCATGGTAATCGGGCTGCTGGAGTTGTAAATGAAGGTGTTTCATTTGTTCTATGTGGTCCTGCAAACAGAAAATCGTCATTTACAACCTATTAACCCTGCCTGAAAATCTTCAATTGTGACACTGTGAAATAACTGCCATATTCTTTCTCAGTTCAAGGGTGAAATGCTCTACCACTTACAAAATATGTGTATGAGATCACAATTGAAATACAATTGTACACATGTGAAAAGAATGAAACactttatatatacaaaaaccaaacatttacatttttgacaTCCATTCGCAGGGCATCTGTAAGTTTGGTGAGTTTTTCCAGTGCCTCCACCTGCCTGGTCAGGACTTTTAAATATGGCCCTAGGCCTCGACAAAAAGCTTCTAGCACAAGTCCAAATCGAGTTCTAATGGCTGGATGGTGCATCTCAGACctaaatgaaatcaaatatcaCTTGAAATACAAGTAAATGTAGCTAAATTTCAAAAGCAGTTCAATTACTCATCTGCCCCTCAGAGGATTACTCATCTGCCCCTCAGAGAGTTCATTCATAATACTCAAAatcaaatgtacaatgtaattgtaactacagtccactccacttatattgaactatctgttatattgaagttaaaataaatcccccagcagcaatatttgtgtagttcagcattggttatattgaactttggatataatgaacaattcaggtcggtcccctgaatttcattatatccggagtagactgtatatgTCCCCAATATGCATtatctataaatatttttaggCCATATTATACTTTTTTTTACTGTACTTACTTGAGATGCCAGAAGAAGACCTGTCCTATTTTTTGATTTAGAAGTGCTTTCCTCAACAAAAATCTGGTAACTGGATTATCTAAATATGGTTCAAATTTCAATGCctgaaaagaaaattgaaaacttttcatAATGTTAACAAACAGTTCTGTAATGAAAACATTTCATATATGCATGATATAAGATTcaaatacagttgaacttcgcTATCTCGAACACCGATATCTTGATTacaatggatatatcgaagtcATGGGTCATAGAAACTTTTGGCTTCAAAAATATAAGGaaaagaggatttttaaaagaaaggatATAAATAggatttcaaaaatgaaaataggacCTTTAGAGGACAAATCTATTAACAgtagttttaaaaatttgacagaCTTACACACACACTCATTCAATAcccatttatttcaaattaaatctATCTCAATGTCTATCAAttggacccctggaaacactcAACTGTACTGTAATATGTCACTTATAGAGTTTATCGAATTCACATGTAAAGTATTTCTtgtgtatcatgtttatcttGCAAAATACATCAGATTTTCATTTTAAGGCAAACTCCTGTAAAAGAAAATTGACTCTGCAGGCACGAGTTTACTTAGAGTTGTCAATCTCTTTCAATCGTTTGCAATTCTTTAGTTTTGAATTATCAACAggaaaataaattgttcattaATGTGTAGTTgcttttgacttcttctcattTACTTACAGTTTTGGCTTGTTATCTGAATTTCCAAACTCTGTAGTCTGGCACATGCCTGACCCAATTTCCGCTACGCTATATTAGGAACACTAATGCAGTGTAGCGGAAACTGGGTCAGGCATGCACCAGACTACAGAGCTCTACCAATGGAAGGTACCTTTCAAGTCATCAAAATTGTGtgctacatgtatcatttttaattttacaacATTAAAGCAAAAGGTTGGCATAGCctttaacaggttgggaacacttcccctgtagcgagatattctcgctaaaacgcgattatccctctctagcgagaataaatatatcccgtccaaccgagaaaaacacccgcggAATACATCTTttcgtgattcacgtgaaaagaagaaaaagtgctaaaatgtctgatacttctgcaaatatatgaatcaaaacaaaaacactcacgatgtgtattggatctcttacgcagcaactttgatttgcaattttatgactatgttgtcaatttcatagaaacaattcgcatcatgttgagtgtgtgtcgcacttattcagcgttgcacagGATTTGCcgttattttcaataaagacgccaaaacacctgtttatggtaatgtttatttctcgctaattaagaaataaggtatcatttaaaaatatttatcgggatataaatacgggttggtcacgtgatcaaattccataaagcccgaagggctttatggaaaatttgatcatgtaccaacccgtatttatatcccgataaatattttaaaatgataccttattacttatatttacatttttggtcggtaacattgctgaattgtgttaacaacacgtttccatacatttcaaattgttgacgtccacaacgaagcgtcatagatgttcaaaatgacgacaacacaaaacaaagttctataaaatgaagaactgttttaattattaagacgctagaaagcaagtatatcaacatatacttatacattaactcgggagtatataatggaaaactcttccatatgtctaattttagggggtgggggaattatgatttaaacggggatgcgcagtgttacacttagagttgtgatgcgctttgacttttgaaaagtgaagacgttgaagaccgactttgaaagatattctgtggatattatggagttaacagaagactgagatggaggaacatgaagaacagggcggcagtcgtcaggtgtaggcaaatcatttatagacaggacagaggacgcagctcagatgaatctccggaaagaactgaacatcgcagagaatgtggaactgcacgaaggtaagggacggtttggatttggatatgtaattgttgataaacatgagctcactgaacgcttcttttgactcgataattttttgtaataggtttttaacgacgcctcgcttcgatgtcccgacataaacttggaaaccgacatcaagcactatggctgctgtggcacggaagcggtgtggtgtgtaggtcttaatgcactttgacgacttatcggccatacatcctgtga encodes the following:
- the LOC125680981 gene encoding phosphatidylinositol 4,5-bisphosphate 3-kinase catalytic subunit alpha isoform-like isoform X4, which gives rise to MLLTKESIYATLPECAFTMPSYAQRGHQLLLDINNQPTISLWEINAAIRIKINCATYVNVKEAGKIYVKAGIYHGTEALCEAQVTKEVESNNPRWNEWLEFLNMTDIPRSARLCMSICSVNRRRNRKVTFALAWGNLQLFDFNDRLLNEKVSLNLWPMPQGMDELLNPIGIPGSNPDEKETACLEIEFDRFAFPVVHPQAYEFEELAHFLTTRERRSHLLETPMSRQKDEETIREVVQRDPLAEISYQEKEILWKQREYCMSLPHSLPKLLQAMRWNDRENVAQMYMLLKKWPILEPEVVLELLDCSFPDPHVRSFAVRCLEQNLTDEKLQRYLLQLVQALKFEPYLDNPVTRFLLRKALLNQKIGQVFFWHLKSEMHHPAIRTRFGLVLEAFCRGLGPYLKVLTRQVEALEKLTKLTDALRMDVKNDHIEQMKHLHLQLQQPDYHDALRNFLSPLNNSNRLGDICAADCKVMKSAKRPLKLVWQNADPMADIYHLSFKFFFKNGDDLRQDMLTLQLLRVMDSLWKEEGLDLRLIPYGCLSTGKELGLIECVRDALTIMDIQKKTISGAIQINSSNLHRWIKENNKEKYDQAIETFTRSCAGYCVATFILGIGDRHSENIMCTRDGQVFHIDFGHFLNHKKKKFGINRERVPFVLTEDFVRVIVRGSDKTSKHELFREFNRLCLEAYLVLRKHAHLLINLFTMMLSCGIPELQSLDDISYVRKTLAVEETEEEAAKYFNTQFESAHGGQWSTKVDWVFHFVKNLSK